A genomic segment from Klebsiella africana encodes:
- the araD gene encoding L-ribulose-5-phosphate 4-epimerase, whose product MLEDLKRQVLEANLALPKHNLVTLTWGNVSAVDRDQGVLVIKPSGVDYSVMTADDMVVVSLETGEVVEGNKKPSSDTPTHRLLYQAFPTLGGIVHTHSRHATIWAQAGQSIPATGTTHADYFYGPVPCTRLMTDAEINGEYEWETGNVIVETFRQQSIDPAQMPGVLVHSHGPFAWGKNAEDAVHNAIVLEEIAYMGIFCRQLAPQLPAMQQTLLDKHYLRKHGAKAYYGQ is encoded by the coding sequence ATGTTAGAAGATCTTAAACGCCAGGTCCTCGAAGCTAACCTGGCCCTGCCAAAGCATAATCTGGTGACCTTAACCTGGGGTAACGTCAGCGCCGTCGACCGTGACCAGGGCGTACTGGTTATCAAACCCTCTGGCGTGGATTACAGCGTGATGACCGCCGACGATATGGTGGTGGTCAGTCTGGAGACCGGCGAGGTGGTGGAAGGCAATAAAAAGCCCTCATCGGATACCCCGACCCATCGTCTGCTGTATCAGGCCTTCCCGACGCTGGGCGGCATTGTGCATACCCACTCGCGCCACGCCACCATCTGGGCGCAGGCCGGACAATCCATTCCAGCGACCGGCACCACCCACGCTGACTATTTTTATGGCCCGGTCCCCTGCACCCGGTTGATGACCGATGCGGAGATCAACGGCGAATATGAGTGGGAAACCGGCAACGTGATTGTCGAAACCTTCCGCCAGCAGAGCATCGACCCGGCGCAGATGCCCGGCGTGCTGGTGCATTCCCACGGCCCGTTCGCCTGGGGCAAGAACGCCGAAGATGCGGTGCATAATGCCATCGTGCTGGAGGAGATCGCCTATATGGGGATATTCTGCCGCCAGCTGGCGCCGCAGCTGCCGGCTATGCAGCAGACGCTGCTCGATAAGCACTATCTGCGTAAGCACGGAGCCAAAGCCTACTACGGCCAGTAA